Proteins from one Aspergillus nidulans FGSC A4 chromosome VIII genomic window:
- a CDS encoding 40S ribosomal protein eS8 (transcript_id=CADANIAT00002228) has translation MGISRDSRHKRSATGAKRAHYRKKRAFEKGRQPANTRIGTKRIHLVRTRGGNRKFRALRLESGNFSWGSEGISRKTRVIVVAYHPSNNELVRTNTLTKSAVVQIDAAPFRQWYEAHYGQPIGRRRQQKTAEATEEKKSNSVVKKQAARFAESGKVESAIERQFESGRLYAVIASRPGQSGRVDGYILEGEELAFYQRAIRK, from the exons ATGGGTATCTCTCGCGACTCGCGCCACAAGCGCTCGGCCACCGGTGCCAAGCGCGCCCACTACCGCAAGAAGAG GGCTTTCGAGAAGGGTCGCCAGCCCGCCAACACCCGTATTGGCACCAAGCGGATTCACCTTGTCCGCACCCGTGGTGGTAACCGCAAGTTCCGTGCTCTCCGTCTCGAGTCCGGTAACTTCTCGTGGGGTTCTGAGGGTATCTCCCGCAAGACCCGTGTCATCGTTGTCGCCTACCACCCCTCGAACAACGAACTCGTCCGCACCAACACCCTGACCAAGTCTGCCGTCGTCCAGATCGATGCCGCTCCTTTCAGGCAATGGTACGAGGCCCACTACGGCCAGCCCAtcggccgccgccgccagcagaaGACCGCTGAGGCcactgaggagaagaagagcaacaGCGTTGTGAAGAAGCAGGCTGCTCGCTTCGCCGAGTCTGGCAAGGTCGAGTCCGCCATCGAGAGACAGTTTGAGTCTGGTCGCCTGTACGCCGTCATTGCTTCTCGTCCCGGCCAGAGCGGTCGTGTCGACGGCTACATCCTGGAGGGTGAAGAGCTTGCGTTCTACCAGCGTGCCATCCGCAAGTAA
- a CDS encoding uncharacterized protein (transcript_id=CADANIAT00002226) gives MATVEKQEQKDTPVKDEMQDSEFEQKPSARAPPQDEDDDYSDDYSDDHDDDDYEYSDEGDDYYDDEDEEDEDQGKAVQAYQPNGQSISSRDQGGQNVRQKINNGNISRAPDSKKTIDDQDGLKLKLDVNLDIEVELKARIHGDLTLALLA, from the exons ATGGCAACGGTagagaaacaagaacaaaaagacACTCCTGTTAAAGACGAGATGCAGGACTCCGAGTTCGAGCAAAAACCCTCGGCCCGCGCCCCTCcccaggatgaagacgatgactATTCGGACGACTACTCTGATGAccacgacgacgatgacTACGAATACTCAGACGAGGGGGACGATTACtatgacgacgaagacgaagaggacgaagaccAAGGCAAGGCAGTACAAGCCTACCAGCCCAACGGCCAGTCAATAAGCAGTCGGGACCAAGGAGGCCAGAACGTTAGGCAGAAGATCAACAACGGGAACATATCGCGGGCCCCGGATAGCAAGAAGACGATCGACGACCAAGACGGGCTGAAGCTAAAGCTAGATGTGAATCTAGATATTGAAGTTGAGTTGAAGGCGAGAATCCATGGTGACTTGACACTGGCGTTGCT TGCTTGA
- a CDS encoding DUF2470 domain-containing protein (transcript_id=CADANIAT00002227), which produces MADDTSRKTFIINHMNTDHARSLSLYLRAYCGLSARASTSPKLEDVRLTDMVISAQGSRYTIPFDPPLASLSETRARVVAMHKEALKRLNLSDIKITRYSPPKGSQWIGFTLCLAILVGYCRRGNFEPGSLVYEGLGLAKYPGFTGFSYKWQPWIWGPLAVAHGFEALVLLGYMRLRKYGVQAFSGLWWTWMVLGFVEGFPAWMRFDGLVRRAEAEEKEKSG; this is translated from the coding sequence ATGGCCGACGACACCTCCCGCAAAACGTTCATAATCAACCACATGAACACCGACCATGCGcgctccctctccctctacCTGCGTGCCTACTGCGGCCTCTCAGCGCGGGCCTCAACATCGCCTAAACTCGAAGACGTTCGGCTCACCGACATGGTAATCTCCGCGCAAGGTTCCCGGTACACAATCCCTTTCGACCCACCGCTCGCTTCCCTTTCTGAGACCCGCGCCCGAGTCGTCGCAATGCACAAAGAAGCTCTGAAACGCCTGAACCTCTCCGATATTAAAATAACCCGGTACTCCCCGCCAAAGGGCAGCCAGTGGATTGGATTCACGCTTTGTCTCGCGATACTAGTAGGATATTGCCGACGGGGAAATTTCGAGCCGGGCTCGCTGGTCTACGAAGGACTTGGACTAGCCAAATACCCAGGTTTTACGGGATTTAGCTACAAGTGGCAGCCATGGATTTGGGGGCCTTTGGCTGTTGCACACGGCTTTGAGGCGCTGGTTCTGTTAGGGTATATGCGGCTGAGGAAGTATGGGGTCCAAGCTTTCTCTGGCTTGTGGTGGACTTGGATGGTGCTAGGGTTTGTCGAGGGATTCCCAGCTTGGATGAGGTTTGATGGATTGGTTAGGagggctgaggctgaagagaaggaaaagagtgGGTAG
- a CDS encoding metallophosphatase domain-containing protein (transcript_id=CADANIAT00002229), with protein MPQKAKTRLLLLSDTHTTTPSPALSSSSSGFPSTPYRHPLPSAQVLLHAGDITKVGLASEHKAILEILKSHPAELKIVIAGNHDITLDEEYYNRVGWLRHRYRDAKGRDHLAALPRVPELGTTTEGSQGPRSSLNSPSAIKALYTDSTAINAGIRYMEEEVRTFTVPSTGAKFTIYASPYTPEFCDWAFAYPRSVDILLTHGPPKGILDQVVGSGENVGCEHLYRAVRRARPALHVFGHIHEGYGARRLEWERSGSDSDTATGSGTPAGSALLSRKGLL; from the exons ATGCCccaaaaggcaaagacccgcctcctcctcctttccgATACTCACACAACAACCCCCTCCCCCGCActctccagctcttcttcgggcTTCCCATCAACACCCTACCGGCACCCGCTCCCCTCGGCCCAAGTCCTCCTGCATGCCGGTGACATCACGAAAGTCGGCCTTGCCTCCGAACACAAGGCCATACTCGAGATACTTAAGTCCCATCCAGCCGAACTGAAGATCGTGATTGCCGGGAACCACGATATCACTCTTGACGAGGAATACTATAATCGTGTGGGGTGGTTGCGGCATAGGTATAGAGATGCAAAGGGGAGGGATCATCTGGCTGCGCTACCCAGAGTCCCTGAATTGGGAACTACAACTGAAGGATCACAGGGTCCTAGATCATCCCTGAACTCCCCCTCAGCCATAAAAGCCCTATACACAGACTCCACCGCCATAAATGCCGGTATCCGGTacatggaagaagaggtcAGGACATTCACTGTGCCCTCCACAGGCGCAAAGTTCACCATTTACGCGAGTCCCTATACGCCCGAGTTTTGCGACTGGGCGTTCGCATACCCACGAA GCGTCGATATCCTTTTAACTCACGGGCCACCAAAGGGGATTCTAGACCAAGTAGTCGGGAGCGGCGAGAATGTGGGATGTGAGCACCTCTATCGTGCTGTGAGGAGGGCGCGGCCGGCGCTGCACGTCTTTGGGCATATTCACGAGGGGTATGGAGCGCGACGATTAGAGTGGGAGCGTTCTGGGTCAGACTCAGATACTGCGACTGGGTCCGGGACCCCAGCTGGA AGCGCACTTTTGAGCCGAAAAGGCTTATTGTAG
- a CDS encoding uncharacterized protein (transcript_id=CADANIAT00002225), with product MADSNPQSPNPKEESSDNEFPTNQQQQQPAPEQDATPDNSRQRRQEPNDSDTEDVPRPEMEPEQQQRPQRRRRGQPRQQRRPRQQGQDGGPLGGLGGINQAGDLVQNTAGKAVNGVTGSAGKAVGGLLGGGQQEEESGGGGGKGSDEQLRLRLDLNLDIEVQLKAKIHGDLTLGLLN from the exons ATGGCCGACTCAAACCCCCAATCTCCCAACCCCAAAGAAGAGTCTTCCGATAACGAGTTCCCCACcaaccaacaacaacaacagcccgCTCCTGAGCAAGACGCCACACCGGATAACAGCCGTCAGCGCAGACAAGAGCCTAACGACTCCGACACAGAAGACGTCCCGCGTCCCGAAATGGAaccagagcagcagcagagaccccagcgccgccgccgcggccaACCCCGCCAGCAACGGCGTCCTCGCCAGCAAGGTCAAGACGGCGGTCCATTGGGTGGCCTAGGCGGCATCAACCAGGCCGGTGATCTCGTGCAGAACACAGCGGGCAAAGCAGTGAATGGGGTTACAGGGAGCGCCGGTAAGGCTGTTGGCGGTTTACTAGGGGGTGgccagcaggaagaagagagtggtggtggaggaggtaAAGGGAGTGATGagcagctgcggctgcggctcgATCTGAATCTGGATATTGAGGTGCagctgaaggcgaagatTCATGGTGATTTGACGCTGGGATTATT GAATTAG
- a CDS encoding protein Pho87 (transcript_id=CADANIAT00002224), whose translation MNPGRIRSPNHKKQNSDFRVSVARGFAYVVDTGRMDPRVLFPKRNRLYRAARLAWSVLQFHGNWLREHWRTRDIISPRELADRSLKTRHFSIPVVAPLMDIMAAFNGFLVISFRLLSFCPVTELTFAPHVRRPAIEANQHQKHTVSSNAVRRGVAPFASATSASANNDGVSAGFVQDIELVEYPVPRTTGLQGNLPQKRSLRGEKTSPQTDRNPLGHSHQRPETGPFGSDKPVKLRYWVEALRRRSANLKDREATSKMKFSHSIQFNAVPDWSAYYIAYSNLKKLIYTLEQQAHRSNEQATDAESAPLLNDTQNPDKLFQHALDVELDKICAFYRSKEREIYEDVDNVMKDAEEYTAKADGAEMNPMQDSMHKGRRVSTGSIQDHSAEFGLGRRQSMGSEPAADDDEDSDDEHPTTRPTLGQSRSAYPGPPDDNRTEDMRSSIWTDSRYAPNSQAVVRRGNQNEHLTDPALLDLYNSAASLKKRIIAVYVALCGLKSYVQLNKTGFSKALKKYDKIIDRNLRREYINSSVSPAYPFLSSTMENIEGFIRQIETLYAELTTNGDLSLARRELRLHLREHVVWERNTVWREMIGIERKAQAANVGLRQTLLGGDADPALARRQGDEQVAQSKQLRTPFGVISAPTWLWSANFATLIVVLVVFSVLLSVPIMEKPEQQNCLAMLVFVSLLWATEVIPLFVTSLFIPFLVVLLGIMKSDEKPYKRLGPKEATSVAFGAMWTPVIMLLLGGFTIAAALSKYDIARRMALFVLSKAGSNHRIVLLTNMFVSMFLSMWISNVASPVLCYSIIQPLLRNLSPDSSFAKALVLGIALAANVGGAASPIASPQNIIALQNMYPSISWGTWFFISLPVCIISILLIWVLLLVTFQPGRDTTIVPIRPLKDKFTGIQYFISIVTLTTIGLWCASHQLEHIFGDMGVIAIIPIVLFFGTGILNKEDFNNFLWTIIILAAGGLCLGKAVTSSGLLHTIAEDIRSRVEHFSLYGVLIVFSALILVIATFISHTVAALIILPLVRQIGLSMDDPHPNLLVMASALMCSVAMALPTSGFPNMTAIMTEVPQTGQRYLQVRHFFTRGIPASLMSFVVIVTLGYGLMRVAGL comes from the exons ATGAATCCGGGACGAATCAGATCACCCAA TCACAAGAAGCAAAATTCGGATTTTCGAGTCTCAGTCGCTCGAGGATTCGCTTATGTCGTCGACACTGGCCGCATGGATCCCAGGGTTCTATTTCCAAAACGGAATCGTCTCTACCGGGCAGCGCGACTAGCATGGAGTGTGCTTCAGTTCCACGGCAACTGGCTCCGTGAGCATTGGCGCACTCGCGATATTATATCCCCCAGGGAACTAGCGGACCGGTCTCTCAAAACCAGACACTTCAGCATCCCT GTTGTCGCTCCCTTGATGGATATCATGGCTGCCTTCAATG GTTTCCTTGTTATTTCA TTTCGCctgctgagcttctgccCTGTGACCGAACTCACCTTCGCGCCGCACGTCCGAAGACCAGCGATTGAGGCCAACCAGCACCAAAAGCACACCGTGTCGTCGAATGCAGTTAGACGAGGTGTGGCACCCTTCGCGTCTGCGACGAGTGCCTCAGCTAACAACGACGGCGTGAGTGCGGGATTTGTGCAAGACATCGAACTCGTCGAGTATCCCGTTCCACGTACCACGGGGCTCCAAGGCAACCTACCCCAAAAACGTAGCCTTCGAGGCGAGAAAACTTCCCCGCAGACCGACCGCAATCCTTTAGGCCACTCGCACCAGCGCCCTGAAACAGGACCCTTTGGCAGTGATAAACCAGTCAAACTTCGTTACTGGGTCGAGGCTCTTCGTCGCCGCTCAGCAAACCTTAAAGACCGTGAGGCAACCTCCAAGATGAAGTTCTCCCACAGCATCCAGTTCAACGCTGTTCCTGACTGGAGCGCGTATTATATTGCCTACAGCAATCTCAAGAAACT GATATATACCCTGGAACAACAAGCCCATCGATCGAATGAACAAGCCACTGACGCCGAGTCTGCTCCTCTGCTCAACGATACGCAAAACCCTGATAAGCTATTTCAGCACGCTCTTGATGTAGAGTTGGATAAGATATGCGCTTTCTACCGGtcgaaagaaagagaaatctATGAAGACGTTGATAATGTTATGAAAGATGCGGAGGAATACACGGCTAAGGCCGACGGGGCCGAGATGAATCCCATGCAGGACAGCATGCACAAAGGAAGGAGAGTGAGCACTGGATCCATTCAAGACCATTCTGCCGAGTTTGGTCTAGGTAGGCGCCAAAGCATGGGAAGCGAACCAGctgccgacgacgacgaagataGCGATGACGAGCATCCTACGACACGCCCTACACTAGGCCAGTCACGGAGCGCCTACCCTGGCCCTCCTGATGATAACCGTACAGAGGATATGAGGAGTTCAATTTGGACAGATTCTAGGTATGCTCCAAACAGCCAGGCGGTCGTTCGGCGAGGCAACCAGAATGAGCACCTCACCGATCCCGCGCTCCTGGACCTTTACAACTCGGCTGCTTCCCTTAAAAAACGGATTATCGCAGTCTATGTCGCTCTCTGCGGACTTAAGTCCTATGTCCAGCTTAACAAGACTGGATTTTccaaagctttgaagaagtacgacaagatcatcgaccGCAATCTCCGTCGAGAGTACATAAACTCAAGTGTATCCCCAGCTTACCCTTTTCTGTCCTCAACTATGGAAAATATCGAGGGTTTTATTCGTCAGATCGAGACTTTATATGCGGAGTTGACCACAAACGGTGATCTTTCTCTGGCCAGACGCGAGCTTCGTTTGCATCTGAGAGAGCATGTCGTATGGGAGCGGAATACGGTGTGGAGAGAGATGATTGGCATTGAAAGAAAAGCTCAAGCTGCCAACGTTGGTCTTCGCCAGACACTCCTTGGAGGAGACGCAGACCCGGCATTGGCGCGCCGACAGGGTGACGAACAGGTGGCTCAGAGCAAGCAGCTTCGGACACCTTTCGGGGTCATTAGTGCTCCGACATGGCTATGGAGCGCAAACTTTGCGACCCTTATCGTCGTCCTAGTTGTCTTTTCTGTGTTACTCTCTGTTCCGATCATGGAGAAGCCGGAGCAGCAGAATTGCCTGGCGATGCTCGTTTTTGTGAGCTTATTATGGGCTACAGAGGTGATCCCACTCTTTGTGACGTCTCTCTTTATTCCATTCCTTGTCGTACTGCTCGGTATCATGAAATCAGACGAGAAGCCATATAAACGGTTAGGACCTAAAGAAGCCACTAGCGTTGCCTTTGGCGCCATGTGGACCCCTGTGATTATGCTGCTTCTAGGCGGTTTCACTATAGCTGCAGCACTGTCTAAGTACGACATTGCTCGGCGAATGGCGTTGTTTGTATTGAGCAAAGCCGGCTCTAACCATCGCATTGTACTACTTACCAATATGTTCGTGAGCATGTTCCTTAGTATGTGGATTAGCAATGTCGCCTCTCCGGTTCTCTGCTATTCGATCATCCAG CCTTTGTTACGGAATCTTTCGCCTGATTCCAGCTTTGCCAAAGCTTTGGTTCTTGGAATTGCTCTTGCTGCAAATGTCGGCGGCGCAGCATCGCCGATCGCCTCCCCGCAGAACATCATTGCTCTTCAAAACATGTACCCCAGCATCAGCTGGGGCACTTGGTTCTTCATCTCACTTCCGGTCTGCATAATCTCGATCTTGTTGATTTGGGTGCTGCTTCTGGTCACCTTCCAACCTGGTCGAGATACCACCATTGTACCCATCCGGCCGCTAAAGGATAAATTTACCGGCATTCAGTACTTTATTAGTATCGTCACATTGACTACGATTGGCTTGTGGTGTGCCAGTCATCAGCTGGAGCATATATTCGGGGACATGGGTGTAATTGCCATCATCCCTATTGTCCTATTTTTTGGCACTGGAATCCTAAACAAGGAGGACTTCAACAACTTTCTTTGGACCATCATAATTCTCGCCGCTGGTGGACTTTGCCTTGGAAAGGCTGTGACATCTTCTGGGCTGCTGCATACCATTGCAGAGGACATTCGGTCACGGGTCGAGCACTTCAGCCTATATGGAGTGTTGATTGTGTTTTCGGCACTAATCCTGGTGATTGCCACGTTCATCTCGCACACCGTCGCAGCCCTGATCATCCTCCCTCTCGTTCGACAAATCGGTCTTAGCATGGACGACCCACACCCCAATTTGTTGGTGATGGCTAGCGCATTGATGTGTTCAGTGGCCATGGCTTTGCCAACTAGTGGCTTCCCCAATATGA CCGCCATTATGACGGAGGTGCCGCAGACCGGTCAGCGCTACTTGCAAGTACGGCACTTTTTCACGCGGGGCATCCCCGCCAGTCTGATGTCATTTGTGGTGATAGTCACACTTGGATATGGTCTGATGCGTGTAGCCGGTCTATAG